GGCGGATGACCATGGTGGCCTTGCGCCCGCAATGGCAGATGGTGCGCACCTCGCGCAGCGTGTCGGCCAGCGACAGCAGCGCGGTGGATCCGGGGAACAGCGCGCCCCGGAAATCGACGCGCAGGCCATAGCACATGACGGGAATGCCCCGGTCGTCGACCACGCGGGCCAGCTGCCAGACCTGCTCGGGGGTCAGGAACTGCGCCTCGTCCACGAAGACGCAGGCGGGCTGCGGCGAGGCGGCGGCGATCAGCGTGTCCAGATCCGAGGCGCTGTCGAAGGTCATCGCCGCCTCGGCGATGCCGATCCGGCTGGCGATGCGGCCCATGCCGGCCCGGTCGTCCAGGGCCGCGGTCATCAGCAGCACCTCCATCCCGCGCTCGCGATAGTTGTAGGCCGCCTGCAGCAGCAGGGTGCTCTTGCCCGCGTTCATTGTCGAATAATGGAAATACAGCTTGGCCATGACGCCGCCGCTTACCCGCATGGGACAGGCCCCACAAGCCAAAGCCGCGGGATCTGCATCCCGCGGCTTCTTCTTCACTCAAATATCCACGACGCGGCAGCGCCGCCGGACCAAGGCCGGGGCGACGTACCTCAGGCCATGCGGCTTTTCGGCGCGCGCGAGGGGCGACGCGCCGGGCGCTTGCCGGCACCCGCATCCATGGGCTTGCCGCCCATCGGCTTGCCGCGTCCGCGCTGCGGCCCGCCGGGCGACCCGGCGGCGGCTGCGGCGGCTGCCGAAGGGACCTCTCCACCGATCACGGGGATGGTGTTCTTCATCGCCTTCTCGATGGCGCGCAGCTCTCCCAGCTCGGCGGGCGAGCAGAAGGCCACGGCGCGCCCGTCACGGCCCGCCCGCGCGGTCCGGCCGATGCGGTGGACATAGTTCTCGGGCACGTTCGGCAGGTCATAGTTGTAGATGTGGGCCACGTCCGGGATGTCCAGGCCGCGCGCCGCCACGTCGGTCGCGACCAGCACCTTGGTCTCGCCCTTGCGGAACGCCTCCAGGGCGCGCTCGCGCTGGCCTTGGCTCTTGTTGCCGTGGATCGCGGCGACCGCGAAACCCCAGCTGTCCAAGAGCTTGGCCAGCTTGTCGCAGCCATGCTTGGTGCGGCCGAAGACCATCGCCATCTCGGTCGTATGCTTGGACATGTAGTCGGCCAGCAGCTTGGCCTTGTCGCCCTGAGTGACGAAATGCACGCCCTGCTCGATCTTCTTGGCAGCCTGACCCGGAGGGTTCACGGCGACCTTCAGCGGGTTCGTCAGATAAGTATCCGACAGTTCCGACATCAGTTTCGGCATGGTGGCCGAGAACATCAGCGTCTGACGCTCGCGCGGCAGCATCCGGGCGATCTTGCGCAGCGTGTGGATGAAGCCGATGTCCAGCATCTGGTCGGCCTCGTCCAGCACCAGATAGGTGGTGGCCTCCAGGCTGATCGCGCGACGCTCGATCAGGTCCATCAGGCGGCCCGGCGTCGCGATCAGCACGTCGACGCCGCGCGACAGGCGCTCGGTCTGGGTGTTGATGGACGCGCCGCCCACGACGCGGAACGACCGGATCGGCGTGCCCTCGGCATAGGCGTCGATGTTCGTCGCGATCTGGGTGGCCAGTTCGCGGGTCGGCGCCAGGATCAGCGCGCGGCAGGTCTTGGGGTCGGGCTTCTTGCCGTAGTTGATCAGGCGGGTCAGCATCGGCAGGCCGAAGGCCGCCGTCTTGCCGGTGCCGGTCTGGGCCAGGCCCAGCACGTCACGCCCGTTCACGATGGCCGGAATGCCCTGTTCCTGGATCGGCGTGGGCGTGGTCAGGCCCATCGCGATGATGTTGGCGTTGATGCGGTGATCGATGCCCATGTCGGCGAAGGGGCCGACGGTGATCGGTTCGCGCGCCGGGGCGTTGCGGCCCTCGTTGGAAAAGCCTGCATGCGGGGCACGGCTGGGGGTCGACTTGCCGCCACGGTTCGGGCGGCGACGGGTGGTGTTCTGGTCCATGAAAAAACTTTCGTCCCCCGCATCCCTCGTATCGGATGCAAAGGCAGGGGCCACGCTGTCAGCGCGCGGCTCGTGAGGGGTGCAGGCGTGATACGAGGATGCCTGCTGCCTCCCCGCGTGAATGGGAAACTTGAATGAATGTCGGCGTCGGTCGGGCAGGGCCCGTGGCTGCTCACGCGGCAGTGGACGGCGATGGGGGACAGATGGGGCAGGGGACCGCGAAAGTCAAGCGCCAAGCGCCGGGCCCCCTTGGCGGGGCCCAAGGCGTCAGCGCGACAGGATGATGCCGATCACCACCATCATCAGCCCGATGGTCGAGGCCGCCAGCGCCGCCATGTTCACCGCCAGCACGCCGCGCATCTTCACGCGCAGCGCGGCGTCGTCGATCCCGCGGCGTCGGGCGCGGGTGACGGTCAGGATGCACCAGACCAGGCCCGCAAGCCCGGCCAGGGTCAGGGCCGCTCCGACCCAGATGATCAAGTCGTAGGTCGTCATGGCAGGCTCCTTGCACAGGGCGGATGTCGCGCGCGTGTCACCTAGCGGCGATTGCACCGCGCAACAAGACCGCCTAACAGGCAGGCCGAACTGACAGGAAGGGATTTCTTTGATGCAGGACGATCAGGCTTACGGAGTCGCAGCCGACGAGCTGCGCCAGTTCATCGAGCAGTTCGAGCAGCTGGAGGCCGAGAAGAAGGACATCGCCGAGCGCCAGAAAGAGGTCATGGCCGAGGCCAAGGCCCGCGGCTACGACACCAAGGTGATGAAGCAGATCATCGCCCTGCGCCGCCGCGACAAGGACGACATCGCCGAGGAAGAGGCGATCCTGGACATGTACAAGGCCGCCTTGGGCATGGTCTGAGCCCCGGCCCCTCGGGCGGGCATCGGTCCCGCCCGGGGGGCCTGTCGCCCCTCAGGGCAGGATGAACTCGACCCCCGGCAGGACCGCGATCTCGGCCACGTCCGAGCGATAGGTGTCGGTCACCTGGTCGACCAGGTCCTGCGTCCAGCCGGGCAGGTCGATCTCCTGATCCAGCGCGTCGGGCAGGGCGTGGTCGCGCAGGATGTCGGCATGGATCCGGCGGCGCTGGAAGATGTCCATCTGGTCGCGGTCGGTCATCGCCTCGGTCAGCGCGGCCATCCCCCGGTCGTCCAGCAGGTCCTGAAGGAAGCCCGTGCCGCCGGTCAGCGGCGCGTCATGGGGCAGGTCGCCCGTCAGGCGCACGACCTCGGGCCAGATCAGCGGCACGTCCTCGTGGCACCACAGCACCACCCGCCGCCCCTGCGCGGCCCGCAGCAGCCGGTGGATGGCGTCGCGCCAGCGCAGCTCCAGCGGGTGGCAGCCCTGCATCAGATCCTCGTAGCCGTTGCCGCTGAACTGCGGCAGCACCTCGGCCAGCAGCGTGGCGGGGTTGCGGATCGCCAGGAAGAACTCGGTCTGCGCCGAGGGGAACAGCTGCGCCAGCGCCGCCGTGCGCGCGCCGATCTTGGGATAGAGCCCGGTGCGCCCCACCGCCCGGCCCGGCGCCCCCTGGAAGGTCCAGGTGGACATCACCAC
Above is a window of Paracoccus liaowanqingii DNA encoding:
- a CDS encoding thymidine kinase, translating into MAKLYFHYSTMNAGKSTLLLQAAYNYRERGMEVLLMTAALDDRAGMGRIASRIGIAEAAMTFDSASDLDTLIAAASPQPACVFVDEAQFLTPEQVWQLARVVDDRGIPVMCYGLRVDFRGALFPGSTALLSLADTLREVRTICHCGRKATMVIRRDAAGEAVTRGAQVQVGGNETYVSLCRRHWREAVGG
- a CDS encoding DEAD/DEAH box helicase, translating into MGIDHRINANIIAMGLTTPTPIQEQGIPAIVNGRDVLGLAQTGTGKTAAFGLPMLTRLINYGKKPDPKTCRALILAPTRELATQIATNIDAYAEGTPIRSFRVVGGASINTQTERLSRGVDVLIATPGRLMDLIERRAISLEATTYLVLDEADQMLDIGFIHTLRKIARMLPRERQTLMFSATMPKLMSELSDTYLTNPLKVAVNPPGQAAKKIEQGVHFVTQGDKAKLLADYMSKHTTEMAMVFGRTKHGCDKLAKLLDSWGFAVAAIHGNKSQGQRERALEAFRKGETKVLVATDVAARGLDIPDVAHIYNYDLPNVPENYVHRIGRTARAGRDGRAVAFCSPAELGELRAIEKAMKNTIPVIGGEVPSAAAAAAAGSPGGPQRGRGKPMGGKPMDAGAGKRPARRPSRAPKSRMA
- a CDS encoding DUF2312 domain-containing protein, which encodes MQDDQAYGVAADELRQFIEQFEQLEAEKKDIAERQKEVMAEAKARGYDTKVMKQIIALRRRDKDDIAEEEAILDMYKAALGMV